The following proteins come from a genomic window of Enterobacter chengduensis:
- a CDS encoding TatD family hydrolase, with protein MTHRFVDTHCHFDFPPFTGDEAQSIAKAANAGVQAIIVPSVEAAYFSRVLDLSARHPALYAALGLHPIVIERHRDEHIERLDEVLQTAGEKLVAIGEIGLDLYREDPQFERQQTILDAQLRLAKRHDLPVILHSRRTHDKLAMHLKRLDLPRKGVVHGFSGSLQQAQRFIELGYKIGVGGTITYPRASKTRDVVAQLPLSALLLETDAPDMPLNGFQGQPNRPEQAARVFTSLCELRKEPEEVIAGALLENTRAVFGITL; from the coding sequence GTGACGCACCGCTTTGTTGATACCCACTGCCACTTTGATTTCCCGCCGTTTACCGGGGACGAAGCGCAAAGCATCGCGAAAGCGGCCAACGCGGGCGTACAGGCCATCATCGTGCCGTCAGTGGAAGCGGCTTACTTTTCCCGCGTGCTGGATCTTTCTGCACGGCACCCCGCGCTCTATGCCGCGCTCGGCCTGCATCCGATTGTGATTGAGAGGCATCGTGATGAGCATATTGAGAGGCTGGATGAGGTCCTGCAGACCGCAGGCGAGAAGCTTGTCGCCATCGGCGAGATCGGGCTCGATCTCTATCGTGAGGATCCCCAGTTCGAGCGCCAGCAGACGATCCTCGACGCGCAGCTCAGGCTGGCGAAGCGCCACGATCTGCCGGTGATCCTCCATTCAAGACGCACGCACGATAAGCTGGCGATGCACCTGAAACGCCTCGATCTGCCGCGTAAGGGCGTGGTGCACGGTTTTTCCGGCAGCCTGCAGCAGGCGCAGCGTTTTATCGAGCTGGGCTATAAGATTGGGGTCGGTGGCACCATTACCTATCCGCGCGCCAGTAAAACCCGGGACGTAGTGGCGCAGCTGCCGCTGTCGGCACTCCTGCTGGAAACCGACGCCCCGGATATGCCGCTGAACGGTTTTCAGGGGCAGCCGAATCGCCCGGAACAGGCGGCGCGCGTCTTTACCAGCCTGTGTGAGCTGCGTAAGGAGCCTGAAGAGGTGATTGCCGGTGCGCTGCTTGAGAATACCCGTGCGGTTTTTGGCATCACGCTATAG
- the fhuF gene encoding siderophore-iron reductase FhuF produces the protein MATRTAHIVEPLLWRAPLTSGNASLADAIRDKIAETRAHLLDFIRLDEAPPAHAMTLSEWRQPSKLQSLLAAYSDHIYRNQPTLTRENKPLLSLWAQWYIGLMVPPLMLALLTQKSMLELSPDNFHVEFHETGRAACFWIDLHEDQNGERLTAQERMEQLITQTLIPVVEALEATGEINGKLIWSNTGYLIHWYLTEMKPLLGDENVDALRQSCFFAKQLSDGRDNPLFRTVVLRDGLLVRRTCCQRYRLPDVKQCGDCTLK, from the coding sequence ATGGCCACGCGTACCGCACACATCGTCGAACCCCTTCTCTGGCGAGCGCCCCTCACCAGCGGGAATGCTTCGCTTGCGGATGCCATACGGGATAAGATCGCGGAAACGCGCGCCCACCTGCTGGACTTTATCCGGCTTGATGAAGCGCCACCCGCCCACGCCATGACGCTCTCGGAATGGCGACAGCCGTCAAAACTGCAGTCGCTGCTGGCCGCCTATTCCGACCATATCTATCGCAATCAGCCCACCCTGACGCGGGAAAATAAACCACTGCTCTCTCTCTGGGCGCAGTGGTATATCGGGCTGATGGTGCCGCCCCTCATGCTGGCATTACTCACGCAAAAGAGCATGCTGGAACTCTCGCCGGATAATTTCCACGTCGAGTTTCACGAAACCGGGCGCGCGGCCTGTTTCTGGATCGATCTGCACGAAGACCAGAACGGTGAACGCCTGACGGCTCAGGAACGTATGGAGCAGCTCATCACTCAGACTCTGATCCCGGTGGTGGAAGCGCTGGAAGCGACAGGAGAGATTAATGGGAAGCTTATCTGGAGCAATACGGGCTATTTAATCCACTGGTATTTAACGGAAATGAAGCCGCTGCTCGGTGATGAGAATGTGGATGCCCTGCGTCAGTCCTGTTTCTTTGCAAAACAGCTTTCCGATGGCCGTGACAACCCGTTATTCCGTACCGTTGTGCTCCGTGACGGGCTCCTGGTTCGCCGCACCTGCTGCCAGCGCTATCGCCTGCCGGACGTTAAGCAGTGCGGGGATTGCACGCTGAAGTAG
- a CDS encoding GGDEF domain-containing protein, which produces MTSQSWRSLVHRKYQLSLRLFLFLNATSAVFSVTNPLNSVRLFSAPLIAIFCISTGLFVWHWRKKARRINIPVVSAIFGILWAWQIVSKFALITHDHATYLLIALLTVLFIGTLAFACNIKAFTLHSLPTFIVCLWLSDHDIWLRMTYSFALPVVAIAIHNILQKRNDRFAQELLSRLLEERETLTDLSMMDPLTGLYNRRGLQSRLENLPAVENGEHFVLLMDIDHFKAYNDHYGHMMGDQALKRVSAAIRDAVRSRDIVARFGGEEFMVLLTNISLEHARQTAERIRQKVYDLKIPHLFNESVATNVTISIGIAIFGDEDVESALEKADKALYEAKHMGRNNILLSEELQTA; this is translated from the coding sequence ATGACATCACAATCCTGGCGGTCTTTGGTTCACAGAAAATATCAATTGTCGTTACGTTTGTTTTTATTTCTGAACGCAACCTCGGCAGTGTTCTCGGTAACAAACCCGCTCAATTCTGTTCGCCTGTTCTCCGCCCCTCTTATTGCTATTTTCTGCATTAGCACCGGGCTGTTCGTCTGGCACTGGAGAAAGAAGGCGCGGAGAATAAATATTCCTGTCGTTTCAGCGATCTTCGGTATTTTGTGGGCCTGGCAAATTGTGTCTAAATTCGCCTTAATTACCCACGACCATGCGACGTATTTGTTAATCGCCCTATTAACGGTGCTTTTTATCGGAACGCTGGCATTCGCCTGTAATATCAAAGCATTTACGCTGCACTCCTTGCCCACCTTTATTGTCTGCCTGTGGCTAAGCGATCACGATATATGGCTGAGAATGACCTATTCTTTCGCACTTCCTGTGGTAGCAATTGCTATTCATAACATTTTGCAAAAGCGTAACGATCGTTTCGCCCAGGAGCTGCTTTCTCGCCTTCTGGAAGAGCGAGAAACCCTAACCGATCTCAGCATGATGGATCCTCTCACCGGGCTCTACAACCGTCGAGGACTGCAAAGCCGTCTGGAGAACCTGCCGGCGGTAGAAAATGGCGAGCACTTTGTCCTGCTGATGGATATCGACCACTTCAAAGCTTATAACGACCATTATGGCCATATGATGGGCGACCAGGCGCTGAAGCGCGTCTCAGCGGCAATCCGCGACGCCGTGCGTTCTCGCGATATTGTGGCGCGCTTTGGTGGGGAAGAGTTTATGGTGCTGCTGACCAATATTTCACTTGAACATGCTCGCCAGACGGCCGAGCGCATCCGTCAGAAAGTCTACGATTTAAAAATCCCGCATCTGTTTAACGAAAGCGTCGCGACAAACGTCACCATCAGCATTGGCATTGCCATCTTCGGGGATGAAGACGTGGAAAGTGCGCTGGAAAAAGCGGACAAAGCGCTTTACGAAGCAAAGCATATGGGGCGCAATAACATTCTGTTGAGTGAAGAGTTGCAGACGGCCTAA
- the yjjG gene encoding pyrimidine 5'-nucleotidase — protein sequence MKWDWIFFDADETLFTFDAFGGLQRMFLDYSVTFTAEDFQDYQAVNKPLWVDYQNGAITALQLQHQRFDVWAERLKVSPGTLNEAFLNAMADICAPLPGAVSLLNALKGKVKLGIITNGFTALQQIRLERTGLRDHFDALVISEEVGVPKPDPRIFDYALAQAGHPDRDRVLMVGDTAESDILGGMKAGLSTVWLNAHGREKPEGIEPTWTVTSLNELEQLLCKQ from the coding sequence ATGAAATGGGACTGGATTTTCTTTGATGCCGACGAAACGCTGTTTACGTTCGACGCGTTCGGCGGGCTACAGCGGATGTTTCTCGACTATAGCGTGACCTTCACCGCTGAAGATTTTCAGGACTATCAGGCGGTCAACAAGCCGCTGTGGGTGGATTACCAGAACGGTGCCATCACCGCGTTACAGCTTCAGCACCAGCGCTTTGACGTCTGGGCGGAACGGTTAAAGGTGAGTCCGGGGACGCTGAACGAGGCGTTCCTGAACGCGATGGCCGATATCTGTGCGCCACTGCCGGGCGCGGTCTCCCTGCTGAATGCGTTGAAAGGCAAGGTGAAACTGGGGATCATCACCAACGGTTTTACCGCCCTGCAGCAGATCCGCCTCGAGCGCACCGGTCTGCGCGATCATTTTGACGCGCTGGTGATCTCGGAAGAGGTCGGCGTGCCGAAGCCGGATCCGCGAATTTTCGACTACGCGCTGGCGCAGGCCGGCCATCCCGACCGCGATCGCGTCCTGATGGTGGGTGACACCGCAGAGTCAGATATTCTGGGCGGCATGAAGGCCGGCCTGTCAACCGTGTGGCTTAATGCCCATGGCCGCGAGAAGCCTGAAGGCATCGAGCCGACCTGGACCGTGACGTCGTTGAACGAACTGGAGCAACTCCTGTGTAAACAATGA
- the osmY gene encoding molecular chaperone OsmY, which produces MNMTRLKISKTLLAVTLGSVLVSGSALAESSTMDKAQSTADSAGQKIDSSMNKVGNFMDDSSITAKVKAALVDDEAIKSTDISVKTDKKVVTLSGFVESQAQAEQAVKVAKGVEGVASVSDKLHVRDGKNASVKGYAGDAATTSEIKAKLLADDIVPSRKVKVETTDGVVQLSGTVDSQAQSERAESIAKAIDGVKSVKNDLKTK; this is translated from the coding sequence ATGAATATGACAAGACTGAAGATTTCGAAAACTCTGCTGGCAGTCACTCTGGGTAGCGTTCTGGTGAGCGGCTCCGCCCTTGCGGAAAGCAGCACCATGGATAAAGCACAGTCCACGGCCGATAGCGCAGGGCAAAAAATCGATAGCTCTATGAATAAAGTCGGCAATTTTATGGATGACAGCTCAATCACAGCAAAAGTGAAAGCCGCACTGGTGGATGATGAAGCCATCAAGAGCACCGATATTTCCGTTAAGACCGACAAGAAAGTGGTCACCCTGAGCGGCTTTGTTGAAAGCCAGGCTCAGGCTGAACAGGCGGTGAAAGTGGCGAAAGGCGTCGAAGGCGTCGCCTCCGTTAGCGACAAACTGCACGTGCGTGACGGCAAAAACGCGTCGGTGAAAGGTTATGCCGGTGATGCCGCTACGACCAGCGAAATCAAAGCTAAACTCTTAGCAGATGACATCGTGCCGTCCCGTAAGGTGAAGGTGGAAACCACCGATGGCGTGGTTCAGCTTTCCGGTACGGTAGATTCCCAGGCGCAAAGTGAACGTGCCGAGTCCATCGCGAAAGCGATTGATGGTGTGAAAAGCGTTAAAAACGATCTGAAAACGAAGTAA
- a CDS encoding DUF1435 domain-containing protein, producing MILVIIIIVRGRIMLNRALGSGWGVLLPGAILGGLMFADLSLETWKAIIVAGLLVTSGMIWHKQLRHFVLLPSCVALVSGILVIVMSLK from the coding sequence ATGATATTGGTTATCATTATCATTGTAAGAGGGCGGATCATGTTGAACAGGGCGCTGGGAAGTGGTTGGGGTGTATTGCTACCGGGTGCCATCCTCGGCGGTTTGATGTTTGCCGATCTCTCTCTTGAAACCTGGAAAGCGATCATTGTTGCAGGACTGTTAGTTACGTCAGGCATGATCTGGCATAAGCAATTACGCCACTTTGTGTTACTGCCATCTTGTGTAGCACTGGTCAGTGGAATTCTGGTGATAGTGATGAGTTTGAAATAA
- a CDS encoding DUF1328 domain-containing protein, which yields MFRWGIIFLVIALIAAALGFGGLAGTAAWAAKIVFVVGIILFLVSLFTGRRRP from the coding sequence ATGTTTCGTTGGGGCATTATATTTCTGGTTATCGCGTTAATTGCCGCCGCATTGGGCTTTGGTGGACTGGCAGGTACTGCAGCATGGGCAGCTAAAATTGTCTTCGTTGTGGGTATTATTCTGTTCCTGGTCAGCCTGTTTACGGGGCGTCGACGTCCGTAG
- the rimI gene encoding ribosomal protein S18-alanine N-acetyltransferase, producing the protein MNTISSLTTPDLTTAFAIETRAHAFPWSEKTFASNQGERYLNYRLDVDGTMAAFAITQVVLDEATLFNIAVDPAFQRRGLGRELLEHLIRELETRDVFTLWLEVRASNVAAIALYESLGFNEATIRRNYYPTAEGREDAIIMALPIG; encoded by the coding sequence ATGAACACGATTTCTTCCCTCACGACGCCTGACCTGACTACCGCGTTCGCGATTGAAACACGCGCCCACGCGTTTCCGTGGAGCGAAAAAACCTTCGCCAGCAATCAGGGCGAACGGTATCTGAACTACCGTCTGGACGTTGACGGCACTATGGCCGCGTTCGCCATCACGCAGGTTGTTCTTGATGAGGCGACGCTGTTTAATATCGCGGTTGATCCCGCGTTCCAGCGCCGTGGGCTGGGAAGAGAACTGCTCGAGCACCTCATTCGTGAGCTCGAAACCCGTGACGTTTTCACCCTGTGGCTGGAGGTGCGCGCGTCGAATGTCGCCGCCATCGCGCTCTATGAAAGCTTAGGCTTTAACGAGGCGACAATCCGCCGTAACTACTACCCCACCGCAGAGGGACGTGAAGACGCCATCATAATGGCTCTGCCGATTGGATAA
- the rsmC gene encoding 16S rRNA (guanine(1207)-N(2))-methyltransferase RsmC, translating into MSAFTPASEVLLRHSDDFEESRILFAGDMQDDLPARFDCAESRAHTQYYHHWQVLSRQMGERARFSLVAEQSDIADCDTLIYYWPKNKPEAQFQLMNLLSLLPVGCDIFVVGENRSGVRSAEQMLEGYAPLNKVDSARRCGLYHGRLEKQTTFDAQAYWDEYLLDGLTIKTLPGVFSRDALDTGSKLLLSTLTPHTKGKVLDVGCGAGVLSTVLASHSPKVRLTLCDVSAPAVEASRATLAANGIEGEVIASNVFSDITGRFDMIISNPPFHDGMETSLEAAQTLIRGAVRHLNSGGELRIVANAFLAYPKVLDETFGFHEVIAQTGRFKVYRTVMTRQAKK; encoded by the coding sequence ATGTCTGCATTTACCCCGGCAAGTGAAGTCTTGCTGCGTCACAGTGATGATTTCGAAGAGAGCCGTATTCTGTTTGCCGGAGATATGCAGGATGACCTGCCCGCGCGTTTCGACTGTGCTGAAAGCCGTGCCCACACCCAATACTACCACCACTGGCAGGTGCTGAGCCGCCAGATGGGCGAGCGCGCGCGCTTTAGCCTGGTGGCGGAGCAGAGCGATATCGCCGACTGCGATACGCTGATCTACTACTGGCCGAAGAATAAACCGGAAGCCCAGTTCCAGCTGATGAACCTGCTCTCCCTGCTGCCGGTCGGCTGCGATATTTTCGTGGTAGGCGAGAACCGCAGCGGCGTGCGTAGCGCGGAACAGATGCTGGAAGGCTACGCGCCGCTGAATAAGGTCGACAGCGCTCGCCGCTGTGGCCTGTACCATGGCCGTCTGGAAAAACAGACAACGTTTGATGCGCAGGCATACTGGGACGAATACCTGCTTGACGGCCTGACCATCAAAACGCTGCCGGGCGTGTTCAGCCGTGACGCGCTGGATACGGGCAGCAAGCTGCTGCTTTCTACCCTGACGCCGCACACCAAAGGCAAAGTGCTGGACGTGGGCTGCGGTGCGGGCGTGCTCTCTACCGTGCTCGCCAGCCATTCTCCAAAAGTGCGCTTAACCCTGTGTGACGTAAGCGCCCCGGCGGTAGAGGCCAGCCGCGCAACGCTTGCCGCAAACGGCATTGAAGGTGAGGTTATTGCCAGCAACGTCTTCTCTGACATCACCGGTCGCTTCGACATGATCATCTCTAACCCGCCGTTCCACGACGGTATGGAGACCAGCCTGGAAGCGGCACAAACGCTGATCCGTGGCGCAGTCCGTCACCTTAACAGCGGCGGCGAGCTGCGTATTGTCGCCAACGCCTTCCTGGCATACCCGAAAGTACTGGACGAAACCTTTGGCTTCCACGAAGTCATCGCCCAGACCGGCCGCTTTAAGGTCTACCGCACCGTGATGACGCGTCAGGCCAAAAAGTAA
- a CDS encoding patatin-like phospholipase family protein, translating to MGQRIPVTLGNIAPLTLKPFRAGQLALVCEGGGQRGIFTAGVLDEFMRAQFNPFDLYFGTSAGAQNLSAYVCNQPGYARKVIMRYTTAKEFFNPVRFVRGGNLIDLDWLLESTSSQMPLAMDTAARLFDSGKEFWMCASRGDDYSPGYFSPQKENWLDIIRASSAIPGFYRTGALLDGISYLDGGISDAVPVQEAARRGAKTIVVIRTVPSQMYYTPQWFKRMERWLGDSSLQPLVNIAKQHETTYGAMQRFIEKPPGKLRIFEIYPPKPLLSMALGSRVPALRMDYKTGRLCGRYFLATVGKMLAEQPPLHRHKRIITLPAVVANDALTVPLVDIPQANDALLDNEDLA from the coding sequence GTGGGGCAACGAATTCCCGTTACGCTCGGCAATATTGCGCCGCTGACGTTAAAACCGTTTCGCGCAGGTCAACTCGCGCTGGTTTGCGAGGGTGGCGGACAGCGCGGCATTTTCACCGCTGGCGTGCTGGACGAATTTATGCGCGCGCAGTTTAACCCGTTTGACCTTTACTTCGGCACGTCCGCCGGGGCGCAGAACCTCTCCGCCTACGTCTGTAACCAGCCCGGCTACGCGCGCAAGGTCATCATGCGCTACACTACGGCGAAAGAATTTTTTAACCCGGTGCGCTTTGTGCGCGGCGGCAACCTGATCGATCTCGACTGGCTGCTGGAGTCGACCTCCAGCCAGATGCCGCTGGCCATGGACACCGCCGCCCGTCTGTTTGATAGCGGTAAAGAATTCTGGATGTGCGCCAGCCGGGGCGATGACTATTCGCCGGGCTATTTTTCTCCGCAGAAGGAGAACTGGCTGGACATCATCCGCGCCTCCAGCGCGATCCCAGGCTTTTATCGTACCGGCGCTCTGCTGGACGGTATCAGCTATCTGGACGGCGGGATCAGTGACGCGGTGCCGGTGCAGGAAGCCGCCCGGCGCGGGGCGAAAACCATTGTGGTGATCCGTACCGTACCGTCGCAGATGTATTACACCCCGCAGTGGTTCAAACGGATGGAGCGCTGGCTGGGCGACAGCAGCCTGCAGCCGCTGGTGAACATCGCGAAGCAGCATGAAACCACCTACGGCGCGATGCAGCGCTTTATTGAAAAACCCCCGGGCAAGCTGCGTATTTTTGAAATCTATCCGCCTAAGCCGCTGCTGAGCATGGCGCTGGGCAGCCGCGTCCCTGCGCTGCGCATGGATTACAAAACGGGGCGGCTTTGCGGTCGCTACTTCCTGGCGACGGTGGGGAAAATGCTGGCGGAGCAACCGCCGCTTCATCGGCATAAGCGCATTATTACGCTGCCTGCCGTTGTTGCTAACGACGCCCTGACGGTGCCGCTGGTGGATATTCCGCAGGCGAATGATGCTTTACTGGATAACGAGGATCTGGCGTGA
- the prfC gene encoding peptide chain release factor 3, protein MTLSPYLQEVAKRRTFAIISHPDAGKTTITEKVLLFGQAIQTAGTVKGRGSSQHAKSDWMEMEKQRGISITTSVMQFPYHDCLVNLLDTPGHEDFSEDTYRTLTAVDCCLMVIDAAKGVEDRTRKLMEVTRLRDTPILTFMNKLDRDIRDPMELMDEVENELKIACAPITWPIGCGKLFKGVYHLYKDETYLYQTGKGHTIQEVRIVKGLDNPDLDVAVGEELAAQLRDELELVKGASHEFDKELFLSGEITPVFFGTALGNFGVDHMLDGLVEWAPRPMPRKTDTREVEAQEEKFTGFVFKIQANMDPKHRDRVAFMRVVSGKYEKGMKLRQVRIGKDVVISDALTFMAGDRSHVEEAYPGDIIGLHNHGTIQIGDTFTQGEMMKFTGIPNFAPELFRRIRLRDPLKQKQLLKGLVQLSEEGAVQVFRPIANNDLIVGAVGVLQFDVVVARLKSEYNVEAIYESVNVATARWVECSDVKKFEEFKRKNEIQLALDGGDNLTYIAPTMVNLNLTQERYPDVQFRKTREH, encoded by the coding sequence ATGACGTTGTCTCCTTATCTGCAAGAGGTGGCCAAGCGCCGCACTTTTGCCATTATCTCGCACCCGGATGCCGGTAAAACGACCATCACCGAGAAGGTGCTGCTGTTCGGACAGGCGATCCAGACCGCGGGTACCGTAAAAGGCCGTGGCTCCAGCCAGCATGCAAAATCTGACTGGATGGAAATGGAAAAGCAGCGTGGTATTTCGATTACCACCTCCGTGATGCAGTTCCCGTATCATGACTGCCTGGTGAACCTGCTGGACACCCCGGGCCACGAAGACTTCTCCGAAGATACCTACCGTACCCTGACGGCGGTGGACTGCTGCCTGATGGTGATCGACGCCGCGAAAGGGGTAGAAGACCGTACCCGTAAGCTGATGGAAGTGACCCGTCTGCGCGATACGCCGATCCTCACCTTTATGAACAAACTCGACCGTGACATCCGCGATCCGATGGAGCTGATGGATGAAGTGGAAAACGAGCTGAAGATCGCCTGTGCGCCCATCACCTGGCCGATTGGCTGCGGGAAGCTGTTCAAAGGCGTTTACCACCTCTATAAAGACGAAACCTACCTGTATCAGACCGGTAAAGGCCACACCATTCAGGAAGTGCGCATTGTTAAAGGTCTGGACAACCCGGATCTGGACGTCGCCGTCGGCGAAGAGCTGGCCGCGCAGCTGCGCGACGAGCTGGAGCTGGTGAAGGGCGCGTCTCACGAGTTCGACAAAGAGCTGTTCCTGAGCGGTGAAATCACCCCGGTCTTCTTCGGCACCGCGCTGGGTAACTTCGGCGTTGACCATATGCTGGACGGTCTGGTTGAGTGGGCGCCGCGTCCGATGCCGCGTAAAACCGACACCCGTGAAGTGGAAGCGCAGGAAGAGAAGTTCACCGGCTTCGTGTTCAAAATTCAGGCCAACATGGACCCGAAACACCGTGACCGCGTGGCCTTTATGCGCGTGGTGTCCGGTAAATATGAGAAGGGCATGAAGCTGCGCCAGGTGCGTATCGGCAAAGACGTGGTGATCTCCGACGCGCTGACCTTTATGGCGGGCGACCGTTCGCACGTTGAAGAAGCCTATCCGGGCGACATCATCGGTCTGCACAACCACGGCACGATCCAGATCGGCGATACCTTCACCCAGGGCGAAATGATGAAGTTCACCGGTATTCCGAACTTCGCGCCGGAGCTGTTCCGCCGCATTCGTCTGCGCGATCCGCTGAAGCAGAAACAGCTGCTGAAAGGCCTGGTTCAGCTCTCCGAAGAGGGCGCCGTGCAGGTGTTCCGCCCAATCGCTAACAACGATCTGATCGTGGGCGCGGTCGGCGTGCTGCAGTTCGACGTGGTCGTCGCGCGCCTGAAGAGCGAATACAACGTGGAAGCGATTTACGAGTCTGTGAACGTCGCGACCGCACGCTGGGTTGAGTGTTCTGACGTGAAGAAATTTGAAGAATTTAAGCGCAAGAACGAAATTCAGCTGGCGCTGGACGGTGGCGATAACCTGACCTATATCGCCCCAACCATGGTGAACCTGAACCTGACCCAGGAACGCTATCCTGACGTTCAGTTCCGCAAAACGCGCGAGCACTAA
- a CDS encoding DNA polymerase III subunit psi has translation MTSRRDWQLQQLGITQWALRRPTALQGEIAISIPAHVRLVMVAEELPALNDPLIDDVLRSLKMTADQVLPLTPERVAMLPPDSRCNSWRIGETNEIPLKGSQICSPALDELKANPKARSALWQQICEYEHDFFPHDA, from the coding sequence ATGACATCCCGACGAGACTGGCAGTTGCAGCAACTGGGCATTACCCAGTGGGCTTTGCGTCGCCCGACGGCGTTGCAGGGCGAAATCGCCATCTCCATCCCGGCGCACGTTCGCCTGGTGATGGTGGCGGAAGAACTGCCTGCCCTGAATGACCCCCTGATCGATGATGTCCTTCGCAGCCTGAAGATGACCGCCGACCAGGTTTTACCGCTGACGCCAGAGCGTGTCGCGATGCTTCCTCCTGATAGCCGCTGTAACAGCTGGCGTATCGGAGAGACAAACGAGATCCCCCTCAAGGGGAGCCAGATCTGCTCGCCAGCGCTGGACGAACTGAAGGCCAACCCAAAAGCGCGCAGCGCGCTATGGCAACAAATCTGCGAATATGAACACGATTTCTTCCCTCACGACGCCTGA
- a CDS encoding PTS sugar transporter subunit IIC: MSANHAAFNLIFRFVENYVSPIAGRISSQRHVMAIRDGFISAMPFMIVGSFLLVFAYPPFSPDTTWGFARAWLDMAKQFEGQILTPFDMTMGIMSIYICAAIAYNLGKHYVKSHQLDPFMCAMLSLMAFLLVAAPKTKGTLPVDSLGGTGIFTAILVAIYCVEMMRFLKAHNIGIRLPDQVPPMIKNSFDLLIPVLVVVLTLYPLSLFIQSQFGMLIPQAIMSVFKPLVSAADSLPAILLAVLIGHLLWFAGIHGAAIVSGMLQMFWLTNLGANQTALAASQPLPHIFMEAFWTFFIVIGGSGATMGLVICYLRSRSAHLRSIGRLSVVPSFFNINEPVIFGTPIVMNPVFFIPFLLAPMVNAVLAWAAMTFDLIGRVISVVPWTAPAPIGAAWALGWDFRAAILVVVLACVSAIIYYPFFKVYEKQLLEQEAEEAQRNAEEDNQQVA, encoded by the coding sequence ATGTCTGCCAACCATGCTGCGTTTAACCTGATATTCCGTTTCGTAGAAAATTACGTCAGCCCGATCGCCGGGCGGATCTCCTCCCAGCGTCATGTCATGGCTATTCGCGACGGATTCATCTCTGCGATGCCGTTTATGATCGTGGGTTCATTCTTGTTAGTGTTCGCTTACCCACCTTTTTCACCTGATACGACCTGGGGGTTCGCCCGCGCCTGGCTGGATATGGCGAAGCAGTTTGAAGGCCAGATCCTGACGCCGTTTGATATGACGATGGGCATTATGTCCATCTATATCTGTGCGGCCATTGCCTATAACCTGGGCAAGCACTATGTTAAATCGCACCAGCTAGACCCGTTTATGTGCGCCATGCTGTCGCTGATGGCGTTTCTGCTGGTCGCTGCCCCGAAAACCAAAGGCACGCTTCCTGTCGATAGCCTGGGTGGGACGGGTATTTTTACCGCGATTCTGGTGGCGATCTACTGCGTTGAGATGATGCGTTTCCTCAAGGCGCATAACATCGGTATTCGTCTGCCGGATCAGGTCCCTCCGATGATCAAAAACTCTTTTGATCTGCTAATTCCGGTTCTGGTGGTGGTGTTGACGCTCTATCCTCTGAGTCTGTTCATTCAGTCTCAGTTTGGCATGCTGATCCCGCAGGCCATTATGTCGGTCTTTAAACCTCTTGTTTCCGCTGCGGATTCCCTGCCTGCGATCCTGCTGGCCGTGTTGATTGGCCATCTGCTGTGGTTCGCCGGGATCCACGGCGCAGCCATCGTCTCCGGGATGCTGCAGATGTTCTGGCTGACTAACCTGGGCGCTAACCAGACCGCGCTGGCCGCCAGCCAGCCTCTGCCGCATATTTTTATGGAGGCGTTCTGGACGTTCTTTATCGTGATTGGCGGGTCGGGCGCTACGATGGGGCTGGTGATTTGCTATCTGCGCAGCCGTTCCGCACATCTACGCTCTATTGGGCGTTTGAGCGTGGTGCCCAGCTTCTTTAACATCAACGAACCCGTCATTTTCGGTACGCCGATTGTGATGAACCCGGTGTTCTTTATTCCGTTCCTGCTGGCACCGATGGTTAATGCCGTGCTGGCCTGGGCGGCGATGACGTTTGATCTGATTGGCCGCGTCATCTCGGTCGTTCCCTGGACGGCACCGGCGCCAATAGGCGCAGCGTGGGCCCTGGGCTGGGATTTCCGCGCGGCTATTCTGGTTGTGGTTCTGGCCTGCGTATCGGCCATCATCTACTACCCGTTCTTCAAAGTGTACGAGAAGCAGCTGCTGGAGCAGGAAGCGGAAGAAGCGCAGCGTAACGCGGAAGAGGACAATCAGCAGGTAGCGTAG